CGTCGCCGCCGAGTTCGTGCTCTCGATCGCCGCCGGCATCGCCGTGGCGATCGTCGACCTCCTCGTCCTCGTCGCGCTCGCGATCCCGTTCGGGATCCTCGCCGGGGTCGTCCTGCTCGTCGGCGGGTTCGGGACCTTCTCGACGGTCGAGGTGGTCGCGCTCGTGGTCATCGGCCTCGTCTATCTCGTGCTGGCGATCGTCGCGGTCCTGCTCGTCCAGGTCCCCGTCGAGACCTACTTCCGGTTCTACGCGCTCCTCGTGCTCGGGGACACCGACGAGGCGCTCGATTTGATCCCCGACCGACGGGCGGCGGTTCGGACCGAGACCGAGACGACGGCGTAGGATCGAGGGATGCCTTCGGACGGTTGTGAGGTGGGAAAACGGGATGGGGGGGATCGACCCGACTCAGGCCGCTGGTCGTTCGTTGGCCGTCCCCTCGGGACGTGGTTCGACGGTCCGCAGGTCCGCCCAGGTGTGGCCGATGATGTAGTAGGCCGCCACGGCGGCGTAGAAGCTCACGAAGACGCCCACGAGCGTCCCGAGGAACGGGACGACGTTGAGCACGCCGGCGACGACGACACCGAGGACGATGACGCCGAGCGCCAGCAGCCAGCCGGTCGCGTAGGTCCTGCTCAGTAGGACCGGCCGGAGCGCGCCGAGGTCGAACCCGTCGCTCAGACGGCCGGTCTCGGCGAAGTTCGCGGTCGCGGCGGGGATGACGTACCACGCGGCGAGGCCGAGGAGTATCGAGAGGAGGACTCCGACGAAGATGCTGGTTCCGCCGATGACGCTCCCCGCGTCGCCGGAGAACGCCGCCATGACGCCGCCACCGACGAGCACGAAGCCGACGATGGCGGGGACGAGCCCGTAGACGACGGCGATGGCGAACGCCTTCAGGCCGTCGACGAGGAGGCCCTCCCAGTCCGCGAAGACCGGGGGCTCGTCGTCGCCGTTCATCGTTCGCTGGAGGACCCGAACGAAGTAGCCCGAGACGACGAACGCCGGGACGAGGAGGAAGCTCAAGATCGATAGCAAGCCGCCGATGAGGACGGTCTTGACGACCTCGTCACTGTTCCGCAGGTAGGTAATCGATTCACTGATCATTTTGCTCACCAAGAATACTGCTCGCGGGCGCGACGCAACTATTCTTATTCATACGAACGTTCCCCGAGGAGATAACTGTTTCTTATGGTTACATGAACACCGACTCCCGGTTGATTCCCGGGGTCCACCGCGCGCTCGTGTGGAACCCAAACGGTTAGCCCGCCCGCGACGAGGCTGGGGCATGAACGCCGACGACCTCGCCGAGCGCGTTCGGGAGGGCGACCTCCGCCTCCACGAACTCGAATCCCACGCCGACCCCGACACCGCGGCCGCCGCCCGGCGGCGCGTGGTCGCGAGCGAGACCGACACCAGCCTCGACTCGGTGGGCGAATCCCATCTCGCGGCCGCCGATACCGACTCGACCATCGAGAACCTCGTAGGTACCGTCGAGATACCGATGGGTGTCGCCGGGCCGGTCCCCGTGGCGGGCGGCGAGCGCGAGGGCGAGCACTACCTCCCGCTCGCCACCACGGAGGGCGCGCTGGTGGCGTCGGTCAACCGGGGCTGTTCGGTGATCCGGGCGGCGGGTGGGGCGGACGCGCGGGTGACGAAACGTGCGATGACGCGCGCACCGGTCTTCCGAGTCGCGGGGATCGTCGAAGCCGAGGCAGTGGTCGAGTGGGTCCGCGACCACGAGGCCGACCTCGCGAGCGCTGCCGAGTCCACCACTTCGCACGGCGAACTCGTCGATATCACTCCCTACGCGGTCGGCGATTCGGTCTTCCTCCGCTTCGGCTACGACACCAAGGACGCGATGGGGATGAACATGGCGACGATCGCCACCCGCGAGGCCTGCGACGTGGTCGAGAGCGAGACGCCCGCCGAGCTCGTCGCGCTCTCGGGCAACCTCTGTACGGACAAGAAACCCGCCGCGATCAACGCCGTCGAGGGGAGGGGGAGAAGCGTGGTCGCCGACGTGCGGATCCCGAACGACGTGGTCGAGGAGCGCCTCCACGCCACGCCCGAGGCGGTCGCCGAACTCAACACCCGGAAGAACCTCGTCGGGTCGGCGAAGGCGGGTGGGTTGGGGTTCAACGCCCAGGCCGCGAACGTCGTCGCCGCCGCCTTCCTCGCCACGGGTCAAGACGCCGCCCAGGTCGTCGAGGGCTCGAACGCGATCACCACGATCGACGCCCGCGAGGACGAGCTCTACGCCAGCGTCTCGCTCGCGAGCCTCGAAGTCGGCACCGTCGGCGGTGGCACGAAACTACCCACGCAGGCCGAGGCGCTCTCGCTGCTCGGGGTGCGCGGCGGCGGGAGTCCCCCCGGATCGAACGCCGACGCGCTCGCCGAGGTCATCGCGGCGGGTGCGCTCGCGGGCGAACTCTCCCTCCTGGGGGCGCTGGCCTCCCGGCACCTATCGAGCGCCCACGAAGAACTCGGTCGGTAGGCTTGCGTCGGCAGTCGGTACGCACATCCCGTCCGAGCGAGAACGGGGGGTATGGCGATCGACCGCATCACGGCCGAGGCCGACCTGATCAGAACCGTCCTCCAGCAGAAGTACCTCGACGACGCCGGCGAGCCGGTGATTCGGGTCGATCCGGACGGGAACGCCGACCTCTTCGTCCACGAGGAGGGCTTCGACAACCCCGAGGGCGAGATCGACCAGCCCGACGAGGGCGTCGACATCCGCCCCGAGCGCTTCGTCGGGAGCGACCTCGACCTCCCGGCCAACGACGACGACCTGAGCGAGGACGAACTCCAGACGCTGACCGAACGCCTCGGCTCCGAACTCGAAGCCGCGCTCGCCGAGGAGGTCGACCTCAACGCCGACCGCGAGGAGAGCGAGAACGTCGTCCCGGTCGAGTACTCGACCAAGGGCCCCTGAGCCGGCGCTGGACGAGACCCGAGACCCGAAGATCAGCCTTTCACTACAGTAGTCGATACCGGCCGTCGTGTCGGCTCACCGCGCCCCGCTGAGACAGCCGTTCGAGCGCGCGTTCGGTGTAGTCGGCCGGAACCCCGTCCCGTTCGGCGCGGGCGACGACGTTCGATTCGCTGGGGTCGTCGAGGTCGGCGATGGAATCGCGAACGACCTCCATCCGGCTCTTGCTCCCACCCGATTCGGTGGCCGCCTCGCCCGCCGCGGCCGTTCGCTCGGCGTCGAGCCCCGACCTCTCGAGGTACTCCGCGTCGCTCATCCCGCCGGCCTCGGCCTGCGATTCGAGGGTCGAGAAGGAATCGAGCTCGTCGGGCGCGTGGTCGCTCCGGGCGGCGAGCAGCCGGGTGCGGGCCTCGCGTGCGGCGTCGCCCGACTCGTGCTGGGCGAACTTCTTCAGCGCCTCGAAGCGGTGGCGCTTGCCGCACGAGGGACAGGTCGTGGTGTCCGGTCGTCCCTCGACCACCCAGAGCGCGCTGCACTCGCCGCAGCCGACCACCGCGTACATAGCGCTACTGGGGCGACGAACCGTGTTGAAGCTTTAGGTACCTCGGCGCGTGTGGAACGCATGGAGCACGTCGCAGCCGACGACGGTACGTCGCTCGAACCGATGGAGGGCGTGCAGCTGACGATGCTCGCCGGCGGCGAGCGGATGAACGTCCAGGCGTTCGAGATCGAACCGGGCGCGGTGGTGCCGGCCCACAGCCACCACCACGAGCAGGCGGGCCAAGTCATCGACGGCGTGCTGACGTTCGTGACCGACGACGCCGAACGCGAGGTCGGTCCCGGCGGGAGCTACGCGATCCGGAGCGAGGAACGTCACGGGGCCGAGAACCGCGGGACGGAGACGGTTCGCGGCGTGGAGCTGTTCAGCCCGCCGCGTGAGGCCCCCGACTGGGCCGAGTGAGGACCCCGAGAATCGGTCCAGTTAGGGTCGCGGTGCGGCCTTCTGCATCGCGCGCTCGGCGATGTTGCCCCCGTAGTCGGCGGTACGCGAGAGGGAGTCCACGACGAGCCCGAGCTGCTGGGCGCGCTTGGGTTCGAGGTCGCGAAACAGGCTATCGGCCTCGCGGGCGGCCTCGTCGACCGCGTCGATGTTCGCCATCGCCTCGTTCGCGAGCCGAACCGCCTCGTCGGCGTCCTCGGCGAGGAAGGCGTCCATCGCGGTCTCGACGACCGCCGCGGCCTCGGTGTGGAGGGCGTCGAGCGCCGCGGCGACTTCCTCGGAGACGCCGTCGTTCGTCGCTGCGACCTCCGCGATCTTGGTGGCGTGGTCGGCGACGCGTTCGAGCTGACGCGCGCTCGAGTGGTAATCGAAACACGTCTCGCGCGGGAGGCCGACCTCGGTGGCGGCGTTCGGGTCGCGGAGCACGCTCCGGAAGACCCGTGCGGTCATGTACCAGAGCCGGTCGACGTCGTCGTCGCGCTCGGTGACGTCGTCCGCCAGGTCGGCGTCG
This window of the Halococcus salsus genome carries:
- a CDS encoding DUF4013 domain-containing protein; amino-acid sequence: MISESITYLRNSDEVVKTVLIGGLLSILSFLLVPAFVVSGYFVRVLQRTMNGDDEPPVFADWEGLLVDGLKAFAIAVVYGLVPAIVGFVLVGGGVMAAFSGDAGSVIGGTSIFVGVLLSILLGLAAWYVIPAATANFAETGRLSDGFDLGALRPVLLSRTYATGWLLALGVIVLGVVVAGVLNVVPFLGTLVGVFVSFYAAVAAYYIIGHTWADLRTVEPRPEGTANERPAA
- the hmgA gene encoding hydroxymethylglutaryl-CoA reductase (NADPH), coding for MNADDLAERVREGDLRLHELESHADPDTAAAARRRVVASETDTSLDSVGESHLAAADTDSTIENLVGTVEIPMGVAGPVPVAGGEREGEHYLPLATTEGALVASVNRGCSVIRAAGGADARVTKRAMTRAPVFRVAGIVEAEAVVEWVRDHEADLASAAESTTSHGELVDITPYAVGDSVFLRFGYDTKDAMGMNMATIATREACDVVESETPAELVALSGNLCTDKKPAAINAVEGRGRSVVADVRIPNDVVEERLHATPEAVAELNTRKNLVGSAKAGGLGFNAQAANVVAAAFLATGQDAAQVVEGSNAITTIDAREDELYASVSLASLEVGTVGGGTKLPTQAEALSLLGVRGGGSPPGSNADALAEVIAAGALAGELSLLGALASRHLSSAHEELGR
- a CDS encoding DUF5817 domain-containing protein → MYAVVGCGECSALWVVEGRPDTTTCPSCGKRHRFEALKKFAQHESGDAAREARTRLLAARSDHAPDELDSFSTLESQAEAGGMSDAEYLERSGLDAERTAAAGEAATESGGSKSRMEVVRDSIADLDDPSESNVVARAERDGVPADYTERALERLSQRGAVSRHDGRYRLL
- a CDS encoding cupin domain-containing protein encodes the protein MEHVAADDGTSLEPMEGVQLTMLAGGERMNVQAFEIEPGAVVPAHSHHHEQAGQVIDGVLTFVTDDAEREVGPGGSYAIRSEERHGAENRGTETVRGVELFSPPREAPDWAE
- a CDS encoding phosphate uptake regulator PhoU; translated protein: METRKVQVTGGSTYTVSLPKAWATDHGIEAGSEVEFYPEDDSLLLAPRREDAATEGTLDVTGLEGAELTRAVVTMYVSGFDVITLETANVDAAQRRTIRQATQGLVGLEVIEETADRVTLQDLLDSSELSVHNAITRMRLVALTMLGDAVTALREADADLADDVTERDDDVDRLWYMTARVFRSVLRDPNAATEVGLPRETCFDYHSSARQLERVADHATKIAEVAATNDGVSEEVAAALDALHTEAAAVVETAMDAFLAEDADEAVRLANEAMANIDAVDEAAREADSLFRDLEPKRAQQLGLVVDSLSRTADYGGNIAERAMQKAAPRP